One genomic window of Nicotiana sylvestris chromosome 10, ASM39365v2, whole genome shotgun sequence includes the following:
- the LOC138880098 gene encoding uncharacterized protein, giving the protein MSTIQNPPFANVDEFLFLLQIWWHELGEDGQKWVIKYLGTLTYIMKVKQRDDLITALVTFWDHVHNVFRFSDFELTPTLEEIAGYSGFDGDLRKQNLIFPKAPSVHRFFGLLNISNQIRKSNVVKGCCSFNFLYSRFGKPDGFEIHEKGLTNKQNKDTWQIHRRFAFMVAFLGIMVFPNKERTIDIRIVRVVQVFTTKESHTLAPIILSDIYRALTLCKSGAKVFEGCKILLQMWLIEHLRHHPKFMQYGPSNDNFIGSYEERIKDYKSPEGVEAWISHLRSLTTSQIEWTLGWLPVREVIHMSTLNSYLLLLGLRSIHPYAPQRVLRQLGRYQVVPDDEDLSMQVIELHPEATLPEALIQQMWNGCRYLKDDTQVPDPAKGEINPGYARWFEKRSRVDDAPEPDLRRPVKRPHVQTFDDKIQERLAWGEKEKGYKATIHALEESLRNLNLEKDLQAQEAEGEKKSLICENKNLRAQFQQMKKASEAPVRSWKDQKIIANLMEKMRL; this is encoded by the coding sequence atgagcaccatccaaaacccaccattcgcaaacgtagatgagtttctatttttgcttcagatatggtggcatgagttaggagaagatggtcagaaatgggtcattaagtatttgggaactctcacatatattatgaaagttaaacaacgcgatgatttgattacggcgttagtgactttttgggaccatgttcacaatgtctttcgcttctctgatttcgagcttactcccacattagaagagatagctggatattccggttttgaTGGAGATTTGAGAAAACaaaatcttatattcccaaaggctccctcagtacatcgattctttggccttctgaacatcagtaatcaaatcagaaagagcaacgttgtcaaagggtgttgttctttcaacttcctgtattcaaggttcggaaagccggacggatttgaaattcatgaaaagggccttactaacaaacaaaacaaggacacctggcagattcaccgtcgcttcgctttcatggtggcttttctgggaattatggtcttcccaaacaaagagcggacaattgatattcgcatagTGAGAGTCGTACAAGTCTTCACTACCAAGGAAAGTCACACCCTTGCCccaatcattctctcagacatttatcgggcgttgactttatgtaaatcaggggcaaaagtcttcgaagggtgcaaaattttgttgcaaatgtggttgatcgaacatctccgacatcatcccaagttcatgcagtatggtccaagcaatgaCAATTTCATCgggagttatgaagaaagaataaaagattataaatctccagaaggggtggaagcctggatatctcatttaagatctttaacgacaagtcaaattgagtggactttgggatggctcccggtaagagaagtgatacacatgtcaaccttgaataGTTATTTGCTGTTGTTGGGTTTGAGAAGCATCCATccatatgcgccacagagagttctaagacaacttgggagataccaagtggtgcctgatgatgaggatttgagtatgcaagtgatcgagctacaccccgaagccactctcccCGAGGCTTtgattcagcagatgtggaatgggtgtcgatacttgaaagatgatactcaagttccagatcctgcaaaaggcgagataaatccaggatatgctaggtggtttgagaaaagatcccgcgtggatgatgcaccagaacctgatcTTAGAAGGCCCGTAAAAAGACCACATGTTCAAActtttgatgataaaatccaagaacgattggcttggggagaaaaggaaaagggatacaaagcaactattcatgccttagaagaaagtctgaggaacctcaatttggagaaagatttacaagcacaagaagcagaaggtgaaaagaagagtctgatttgTGAAAATAAAAATCTCCGCGCTCAATTTCAACAaatgaagaaagcctctgaagcaccagtgagaagttggaaagatcaaaaaatcattgccaatctaatggaaaaaatgagattatga